GTCGGCTTCGCCGTCGCGGCGGTGGTCGCGTTCGTCTCCTACGGGTCGTTCCCTGCTGTGGAATACGCGGGATTCACGCTGATGACGATCGTGTTCGGACTGGTGTATCTGGTCTTCGCGGTCGGGATGTCGGCTGCGACCGGTTCGACATCGATCGCGCTCTGGATCTCGCTCGGGCTCTTCGCCCTGTTCCAGTTCCTCTGGGGGTTCGTCGTCAACCTGGTGGTCTGGGTGGTCAACGGATTCAGTAGCCCGGCGAACTTTTCGCTTCTCACCGGCTACGTTACGTTCGGCGAGAACGCAATCGTCCCACCCGATTGGTATCGACTCATCGTAAGCCTCAATCCGAGCAGCGCGTATCAGAGCACGCTCGGGACGATCTTCAGTCAGGATCTGAACTTCGGCGTCAGCCAATCGGGGTCACTGCCGTACTACCTCCAGGACTGGTTCGGGTTCGTCGTCCTCGCAATCTGGCTGGTCGTGCCGCTCGTGCTCGGCTATCTCCGGTTCAACCGTTCGGACCTGTAGTTCGATTCCTCACTTCATTCCGCCACGATGTACGCCATCGAAACCACCGACCTGACGAAACGCTACGGTTCGACGACCGCGGTCGAGGGACTCGACCTCGCCATCCCCGAAGGGGTCGTCTACGGCTTCCTCGGGCCGAACGGCGCGGGCAAAACCACCACGATGCGGATGCTGACGACGCTGACCACGCCCACGGAGGGCTCGGCTGCGATCGCGGGCCATTCGGTCGAGAACCGTGACGACGTGATCGGCCAGATCGGCTACCTCCCGGAGGAGCCCCCACTGTACGACGAGCTCACCGGCCGCGAACAGCTCGACTACATCGCTGGACTCCGCGACGTGCCCACCGACCAAAGTGAGAAGCGGATCGGATCGCTGCTCGATCGGTTCGATCTCG
Above is a window of Halococcus salifodinae DSM 8989 DNA encoding:
- a CDS encoding ABC transporter permease, which gives rise to MSTLAVARKDFSDALRSRSLIALVAVFVIFAGGATYLVAEVLGGSGGGGTEGLPPVFGLFLALITPISVLVPLIGVMTGYKSIVGERESGSVKLLLSLPHTRRDVVAGKTIGRTAVFAVAIIVGFAVAAVVAFVSYGSFPAVEYAGFTLMTIVFGLVYLVFAVGMSAATGSTSIALWISLGLFALFQFLWGFVVNLVVWVVNGFSSPANFSLLTGYVTFGENAIVPPDWYRLIVSLNPSSAYQSTLGTIFSQDLNFGVSQSGSLPYYLQDWFGFVVLAIWLVVPLVLGYLRFNRSDL